In Rosa chinensis cultivar Old Blush chromosome 1, RchiOBHm-V2, whole genome shotgun sequence, a genomic segment contains:
- the LOC112171931 gene encoding DUF21 domain-containing protein At4g14240-like, translating into MRVSYQSKQCIHLGSRVSDYNTISLNSWFQVLDLVLGHGDDLFRRAQSKALVSIHDLEAGKGGELTHDNDYSGALDLTEKTAKEAMTPIESRLCLDVDSNLDWPWKTEVILKKN; encoded by the exons ATGAG AGTAAGCTATCAGAGTAAGCAGTGTATTCATCTAGGCTCTAGGGTTTCAGATTATAATACTATTTCTTTAAATTCATGGTTTCAGGTTCTTGATCTTGTACTTGGACATGGAGATGATTTGTTCAGGCGAGCACAGTCGAAAGCCCTCGTCTCTATTCACGACCTTGAG GCTGGAAAGGGAGGTGAACTAACACATGACAACGATTACAGTGGAGCGCTAGATTTAACTGAAAAG ACTGCCAAGGAGGCTATGACACCTATTGAATCAAGATTGTGCTTGGATGTTGATTCAAATTTAGACTG GCCGTGGAAAACTGAAGTTATCTTAAAGAAAAACTGA
- the LOC121050964 gene encoding uncharacterized protein LOC121050964, giving the protein MEAEADWVSTKSLYICSMERYKDESVLTQCYSVQAINLTDLLSFSDTPITISFSRSPPTKAMGSPPTKVQDDILREVDFLQGNDVPYEMGFGVFGSQIVLAGGLQLPQIHPTSKVYVLDTWRDKPKFIKRKANKPKAKARDHGFPEFQSPKYLPQLMEIEGKLYALELKPEEDFPSSSSFEVFDPQTGSWAALPDHPIIECGGLLSCAVVGTKFLISAWDTPAYCFDVAEPTRPWNELRLRHDGPKLYDYNDPNSLPFLQVLVLDLEVDNHKILFSSCGNDILVFHMNLSNDLALELIATIEVDIKFDDCSVSFIHLGGQKVCFVFLDWWIFDKMRGVFFTFEYSFSKSAASPDTHTSSCGDDPYFRVFYPSNSNGTSFSAKTLGWRTFEYHYWSEEASPISTYVCGLAVLPLHHRHREERAICKSCGRYFPDIELFNHHLSINPRCRSEQQLIQCKFCGCYFSKQELFAHFSTSVSCKSKFTGNI; this is encoded by the exons ATGGAGGCTGAGGCGGATTGGGTCTCGACCAAGTCGCTGTACATATGTAGCATGGAGAGATATAAGGACGAGAGCGTGCTTACACAGTGTTACAGTGTCCAGGCCATCAACTTGACCGACTTGCTCTCCTTTTCCGATACTCCGATTACCATCTCTTTCTCCAGATCTCCACCAACCAAAGCTATGGGATCTCCACCAACCAAAGTCCAAGACGATATCCTGCGAGAAGTTGATTTTCTTCAAGGCAACGACGTTCCCTACGAGATGGGTTTCGGTGTGTTTGGATCTCAGATTGTTTTGGCCGGCGGACTTCAACTTCCACAAATACATCCGACTTCCAAGGTCTACGTGTTGGACACCTGGCGAGATAAGCCCAAGTTCATCAAACgcaaagccaacaaacccaAAGCTAAAGCTCGTGATCATGGTTTTCCGGAATTTCAATCACCAAAATATCTTCCCCAGCTGATGGAGATCGAGGGTAAACTGTACGCTCTCGAATTAAAGCCTGAAGAAGACTTCCCCAGCTCCTCGTCCTTTGAGGTATTTGACCCCCAAACCGGATCATGGGCCGCTCTTCCGGATCATCCGATTATCGAATGTGGTGGTCTCCTCTCCTGCGCAGTTGTGGGCACCAAGTTCTTGATCTCTGCTTGGGATACTCCGGCCTACTGCTTTGACGTGGCGGAGCCTACCCGACCATGGAATGAACTTCGTCTTCGTCATGACGGCCCTAAACTGTACGATTATAATGACCCCAATTCCCTTCCCTTTCTgcaggttttggttttggacttggagGTGGATAATCATAAGATATTATTTTCCTCCTGTGGGAACGATATACTAGTCTTCCACATGAACCTGTCCAATGATCTCGCTCTCGAGCTTATAGCAACCATAGAGGTGGATATTAAATTTGATGACTGCTCAGTCAGCTTCATCCATCTTGGAGGTCAAAAAGTAtgctttgtgttcttggattggTGGATTTTTGATAAGATGCGTGGGGTTTTCTTCACATTCGAATATTCCTTTTCGAAATCTGCTGCTAGTCCTGACACTCATACCAGCAGTTGTGGTGATGATCCATATTTCCGTGTGTTTTACCCCTCCAACTCGAATGGTACATCCTTTTCTGCCAAAACACTGGGTTGGCGCACCTTTGAATACCACTACTGGTCTGAGGAAGCTTCTCCCATATCTACATATGTGTGCGGTTTAGCTGTGCTTCCACTCCATCACCGGCATCGT GAGGAGCGTGCAATCTGCAAAAGCTGCGGACGCTACTTTCCCGATATAGAACTCTTCAATCATCACTTATCTATCAATCCTCGTTGCAGATCTGAGCAGCAACTCATCCAGTGCAAATTCTGCGGATGCTACTTTTCCAAGCAAGAATTGTTTGCTCACTTCAGTACCAGTGTGAGTTGTAAATCAAAATTTACAGGTAACATCTGA